One genomic region from Rhinoraja longicauda isolate Sanriku21f chromosome 34, sRhiLon1.1, whole genome shotgun sequence encodes:
- the LOC144609248 gene encoding structure-specific endonuclease subunit MUS81-like yields the protein MESRGEEMGPVCPNPLFLQWLVEWRDVAVERQHKSQVVYEKAIRSLIMYPLPLRNGREARILYGFGDGICNRLDEKLAEYFAEHGGDAPIHYVCDPVPLSAAWAERKNAPCARSPGKAASCWAAVGLSEDDDAADRRPSPSKRRRHENREEQDYKPQKRSGGYALLLTFYREAKKPGYRGFMTKGELQREAQPLCRISFTNFKASYRYNAWSSISALIQKDLVIKTGFPAR from the exons ATGGAGtccaggggagaggagatgggtccgGTCTGCCCCAACCCACTCTTCCTGCAGTGGCTGGTGGAGTGGCGGGACGTGGCGGTGGAAAGGCAGCACAAGTCGCAAGTCGTCTATGAGAAG GCCATCCGGTCGCTGATCATGTACCCCCTGCCGCTGCGTAACGGGCGAGAGGCGAGGATTCTCTACGGCTTCGGCGATGGCATCTGCAACCGTctggacgagaagctggccgagTACTTCGCCGAGCACG GGGGAGATGCGCCCATCCACTACGTGTGTGACCCCGTTCCCCTGAGCGCGGCGTGGGCGGAGAGGAAGAACGCTCCCTGCGCTAGGTCCCCGGGGAAGGCCGCGAGCTGCTGGGCCGCCGTGGGCCTGTCTGAGGACGACGACGCGGCAGACCGGAGGCCGTCTCCTTCC aaAAGGAGGCGTCACGAGAATCGAGAGGAACAGGACTACAAGCCGCAGAAGCGATCGGGCGGGTACGCGCTGCTGCTGACCTTCTACAGAGAGGCCAAG AAGCCGGGCTACCGAGGCTTCATGACGAAGGGTGAGCTGCAGCGGGAAGCCCAGCCCTTGTGCCGGATATCCTTCACCAAC tttaaGGCGAGCTACCGGTACAATGCCTGGTCATCGATTAGTGCCTTAATCCAGAAGGACCTGGTGATAAAGACGGGTTTCCCAGCCAGGTAG